In Carya illinoinensis cultivar Pawnee chromosome 9, C.illinoinensisPawnee_v1, whole genome shotgun sequence, the following are encoded in one genomic region:
- the LOC122276717 gene encoding UDP-glycosyltransferase 89B2-like: MSTNGVHIAAYPYPTSGHIIPVLDLAHRLLTRGLTVTVFVTTSNLPLLQPYFSAHPSSLKHLVLPSPDITAPSQKRLLATMRALRDLHYPILLQWFRSHSSPPVAIISDFFLGWTNDLAYELGVPRLVFSPSGALGMSVALSLCRDPPENVDPYQDINFQVSFPNIPNSPAFPWWQIPGHYKNVKGDSDLEFFRNDMLTNTVSWGMLFNSFIELENVYFTHLKKELGNDRVWAIGPVLPPENGDLQEYIVRGGVSSVPCHELMNWLDARPNNSIVYVCFGSRAVLTQRQMDVLTAALEQSGIQFVLCVRVPREDEQKQANADHGVIPDGFEDRMEGRGFVIKGWAPQVSILSHRAVGAFMTHCGWNSVLEGITAGVVMLTWPMGADQYSNAKLLVDELGVAIRACEGNQNIPESAELARLLAISVEETRPERVLAKELSAAAASAVKGGSSDTNLDEFIKQLGDLGK, from the coding sequence ATGTCTACTAATGGCGTGCACATCGCCGCTTATCCGTACCCAACCTCAGGCCATATTATACCTGTGCTCGACCTTGCCCACCGCCTGCTCACCCGCGGCCTCACTGTCACCGTTTTTGTTACCACCTCTAACCTTCCTCTGCTTCAACCTTACTTCTCCGCACACCCGTCTTCTCTTAAACACCTGGTTCTCCCATCCCCTGATATTACAGCTCCTTCGCAGAAGAGGCTCCTTGCTACCATGCGCGCCTTACGTGACCTTCACTATCCTATCCTCCTCCAATGGTTCCGATCTCATTCCTCGCCTCCTGTTGCTATTATCTCCGATTTTTTTCTCGGCTGGACAAACGACCTAGCGTACGAGCTCGGTGTTCCACGGTTAGTCTTCTCACCTTCTGGTGCCTTGGGGATGTcagttgctctctctctctgtcgcgATCCACCAGAAAACGTTGATCCATATCAGGATATCAATTTCCAAGTTTCGTTTCCAAATATTCCGAACTCCCCAGCATTCCCATGGTGGCAGATTCCCGGACATTATAAAAATGTAAAGGGGGACTCGGATTTGGAATTTTTTAGAAACGACATGCTGACCAATACGGTGAGTTGGGGGATGTTGTTCAACTCGTTTATCGAGTTGGAGAACGTTTACTTCACGCATCTGAAGAAAGAACTCGGAAATGATCGAGTGTGGGCCATAGGACCCGTATTGCCTCCTGAGAACGGTGATTTACAGGAATACATTGTTAGAGGTGGAGTAAGCTCTGTACCGTGCCATGAGCTAATGAACTGGTTGGATGCTCGTCCTAACAACTCAATTGTCTATGTCTGCTTCGGTAGCCGTGCGGTGTTGACACAAAGGCAAATGGATGTGCTGACTGCTGCGTTAGAGCAAAGCGGCATCCAGTTTGTTTTGTGCGTGAGGGTGCCTCGCGAAGACGAGCAGAAGCAGGCGAATGCTGATCATGGCGTGATTCCTGATGGGTTCGAAGATCGCATGGAGGGCAGAGGATTTGTAATAAAGGGATGGGCGCCACAGGTCTCAATACTGAGCCACCGAGCCGTGGGTGCGTTCATGACTCATTGCGGGTGGAACTCGGTGCTGGAGGGAATCACTGCGGGAGTTGTGATGTTGACATGGCCAATGGGTGCAGACCAGTACTCGAACGCAAAGTTGTTGGTGGATGAGTTAGGGGTTGCAATCAGAGCTTGTGAGGGCAATCAAAACATTCCCGAGTCAGCCGAGTTGGCTCGGCTGTTGGCCATCTCAGTTGAAGAGACTAGGCCAGAGAGGGTTCTGGCCAAAGAGCTGAGTGCTGCAGCCGCAAGTGCAGTTAAAGGAGGAAGTTCAGATACAAATTTGGATGAGTTCATCAAACAGTTGGGTGATCTTGGAAAGTGA